In Nasonia vitripennis strain AsymCx chromosome 2, Nvit_psr_1.1, whole genome shotgun sequence, a genomic segment contains:
- the LOC100113703 gene encoding F-box-like/WD repeat-containing protein TBL1XR1, giving the protein MSFSSDEVNFLVYRYLQESGFQHSAYTFGIESHISQSNINGALVPPAALLCILQKGLQYTEAEISIGEDGTEQRMVESLSLIDAVMPDVVASRQNQQNQQKQQLKTEIQDTNGEEVVTSNESVGNNDKGDRSEMEVDDQQQGQGGGNANSVKIPANKATKLQGHESEVFICAWNPATDLLASGSGDSTARIWDMSDNSQSPNQLVLRHCIQRGGTEVPSNKDVTSLDWNCDGSLLATGSYDGYARIWTTDGRLASTLGQHKGPIFALKWNKRGNYILSAGVDKTTIIWDAASGQCTQQFSFHLAPALDVDWQTNTSFASCSTDQCIHVCKLHVDKPIKSFQGHTNEVNAIKWDPQGNLLASCSDDMTLKIWSMKQDTCLHDLQAHSKEIYTIKWSPTGPGTLNPNMNLTLVSASFDSDVRLWDIDRGACIYTLTQHTEPVYSVAFSPDGKFLASGSFDKYVHIWSTQSGQLVHSYKGTGGIFEVCWNSRGDKVGASASDGSVFVLDLRKL; this is encoded by the exons ATGAGTTTCTCCAGCGACGAAGTAAATTTCCTCGTTTACCGCTACCTTCAAGAGTCGG GTTTTCAACACTCGGCATATACTTTTGGAATCGAGTCACACATATCCCAGAGCAACATCAATGGTGCTTTGGTGCCTCCAGCAGCACTCTTGTGCATTCTCCAGAAAGGCCTACAGTATACCGAGGCTGAGATCTCAATTGGAGAAGATGGAACGGAACAAAGGATGGTTGAGTCTCTTTCGTTGATTGATGCAGTTATGCCTGATGTGGTTGCATCGAGACAAAACCAGCAGAATCAGCAGAAGCAGCAACTCAAAACAGAGATTCAAGACACAAATGGCGAAGAAG TTGTTACCTCAAATGAGAGTGTGGGTAACAATGACAAGGGTGACAGATCAGAAATGGAAGTTGATGATCAACAGCAGGGACAAGGTGGTGGAAATGCAAATTCTGTAAAAATACCAGCAAACAAAGCTACCAAACTGCAAGGTCACGAATCAGAAGTATTCATTTGTGCCTGGAATCCGGCCACCGACCTGTTAGCATCTGGATCTGGAGACAGCACAGCACGTATATGGGATATGTCAGATAATTCACAATCTCCCAATCAACTAGTCTTGAGACATTGCATACAAAGGGGTGGGACAGAAGTACCCAGTAACAAGGATGTCACTTCGCTTGACTGGAAT TGTGATGGAAGTTTGTTAGCAACCGGTAGTTATGATGGTTATGCTCGAATTTGGACGACTGATGGTAGATTGGCATCAACGTTAGGACAGCACAAGGGACCGATTTTCGCGTTAAAGTGGAATAAACGGGGCAATTACATCCTCAGTGCCGGAGTTGATAAAACCACGATTATTTGGGATGCGGCAAGCGGGCAATGTACTCAGCAATTCAGTTTTCATTTAGCACCAGCCTTGGATGTCGATTGGCAAACGAACACATCTTTTGCCAGTTGCTCCACGGATCAATGTATTCATGTTTGTAAACTTCACGTCGACAAACCAATCAAGAGCTTCCAAGGACACACG AACGAGGTCAACGCTATCAAATGGGATCCTCAAGGAAATCTACTAGCCAGTTGTTCGGATGATATGACTTTAAAAATTTGGTCAATGAAACAGGACACTTGCTTGCATGATCTTCAAGCACACAGTAAAGAAATTTATACAATCAAATGGTCTCCAACTGGACCTGGTACTTTAAATCCAAATATGAACTTGACCCTTGTAAGTGCATCCTTTGATTCTGATGTAAGACTTTGGGACATCGACCGAGGTGCCTGCATATACACACTAACTCAGCATACCGAGCCAGTATACAGCGTTGCTTTTAGTCCTGATGGAAAATTCTTGGCTAGTGGAAGTTTTGATAAATATGTTCACATATGGTCCACACAG AGTGGTCAACTAGTGCATAGCTACAAAGGAAC
- the LOC100113728 gene encoding 40S ribosomal protein S19, which translates to MPSVTLKDVDQHKFVKAFAAFLKKTGKMRVPEWIDIVKSARFKELAPYDPDWYYTRCAALVRHIYIRSPIGVGAVTKIFGGRKRNGTHPSHFCRSAGGVARKALQSLEQLKLIEKTPVGGRKLTSQGRRDLDRIAAQVKAKSKKQLKLQETLVL; encoded by the exons ATGCCGTCTGTCACGCTAAAGGATGTTGACCAGCATAAGTTCGTCAAAGCATTTGCTGCTTTCTTAAAAAA gacTGGTAAGATGCGTGTCCCTGAATGGATCGACATTGTCAAGTCTGCCAGGTTCAAGGAGCTGGCACCCTATGACCCAGACTGGTACTACACCAGGTGTGCTGCCCTTGTGCGACACATTTACATTCGCAGCCCCATTGGTGTTGGAGCTGTGACCAAAATCTTTGGTGGACGCAAGCGCAATGGCACCCACCCCAGCCATTTCTGCAGATCTGCTGGTGGAGTTGCACGTAAAGCTCTCCAGAGCCTGGAACAGCTTAAGCTTATTGAAAAGACCCCAGTTGGTGGCAGGAAGCTCACAAGCCAGGGCCGAAGGGACCTTGACCGCATCGCTGCACAGGTTAAGGCTAAGAGCAAAAAACAACTGAAGTTACAAGAGACCCTTGTACTGTAA